Proteins encoded together in one Microbacterium sp. zg-Y625 window:
- the deoC gene encoding deoxyribose-phosphate aldolase produces the protein MPRLTERELAATIDHAILKPDFTRSDVDAELDIAAEWGVFSVCVRPSDIPYAVQRLDGTGVAVGTVIGFPHGTTSTTAKVAETIRALEDGATEFDMVINIGALRSGFDEVVVDDIRAVVDAAGGLVTKVILETSLLDEEQIARGSRLTEAGGADFVKTSTGFAGGGATVEHVRLMRENVGTGVQVKASGGVRSLDTALAMLDAGASRLGTSASATILGELRAVLAGEAASGAVDESSY, from the coding sequence ATGCCCCGTCTCACTGAACGCGAACTCGCCGCCACCATCGACCACGCGATCCTGAAGCCCGATTTCACCCGGTCCGACGTCGACGCGGAACTGGACATCGCGGCTGAGTGGGGCGTCTTCAGCGTGTGCGTCCGCCCCTCGGACATCCCCTACGCCGTGCAGCGCCTCGACGGCACGGGCGTTGCCGTCGGCACCGTCATCGGCTTCCCGCACGGCACCACCTCGACCACCGCGAAGGTGGCAGAGACCATCCGTGCCCTCGAGGACGGCGCCACCGAGTTCGACATGGTGATCAACATCGGCGCCCTCCGCTCGGGCTTCGACGAGGTCGTCGTCGACGACATCCGCGCCGTCGTGGATGCCGCGGGGGGCCTGGTCACCAAGGTCATCCTGGAGACGAGCCTGCTGGACGAGGAGCAGATCGCCCGGGGCAGCCGGCTCACCGAGGCCGGCGGCGCCGACTTCGTCAAGACCTCCACCGGCTTCGCCGGCGGCGGAGCGACCGTCGAGCACGTGCGCCTCATGCGCGAGAACGTCGGCACCGGCGTGCAGGTGAAGGCCTCCGGCGGCGTGCGCAGCCTCGACACGGCGCTCGCGATGCTCGATGCCGGCGCCTCGCGGCTCGGCACCAGCGCCAGCGCCACGATCCTCGGCGAGCTGCGTGCCGTGCTCGCCGGCGAAGCGGCGTCGGGCGCAGTCGACGAATCGTCGTACTGA